CAGCATCATGGGAGGTGAGCACTGCGAGCATGTCTTCAAGACAAAAGAACAACAACGTTACACAATATTACGGCATCCTCGTCTATGCCGTCTCACCGAATTTGGAGCGGCTCGGATCTGCTGGAAGTGTGTGACCAGCGCCGCCTTGCTGGAGAACTGCGTTTGGCACTCAGGACATTTGTAGTTGTTGTAGTGAAGACTCTCAGCCTTCTTGCAGGGCAGAGGCATCAGCGCTTGAGGAGTACGCCGCACCTGGCGAGCCTGACCCCCCGCGGCGGAGGACCCCGCGTCCTTCATCGGGCTGGAACCGGCAGAGGCAGCCCCGGATGTGGCGGCGGTGGAGGAGGGAGAGGACGACGAAGTGGAGAGGACACCTTTGGGGAGAGGTCAGTGAAGACAATATGTACActtgcaggctttgctacacgtcttaaaataaagccgGGAGCACTGTCAACTAACCGTAAATCAGCTATTGACACAGGTGCTGTAAATTTGATTACTTTTTCTTCAGTAAATAGGCTAACATAGCATGATGTTCCTTTTAAAATGTGTAGCTATGCTTGTGTcgcttaaagctacagacaccattttgaattaaaatatatttgtgcAGCAATATGGTTAAATCAAAAAGTGTCTATCAATATTAAGTATTATGATTTTGTATGTGTACTTTTTTCATTGGGTACCACCTTAAAAGATGCTTTGGAAGTACAGTCATCCcacgtttatcgctgttaattgattCCTGACAAATGACTGAAAAAAATGACTTTCCACCAAGTAGGAATCCTTCATTATAAATGGAAGTGAATTTGAAATGAAATTATATTTATGAAgcgctttacataatgaaacccattatctacatctttaagctacagttaaaccagtgtgggtgacactgaaTATCTTTGTAGCTAGAGCATTAAAAAAACCTTAAACTAccttttgaaatacatttttgaacaTAACAGCCCTCAGATCATGAAATAACAGTCTTTAGTTACCTTaatccgggggtcagcaacccgcggctctcgagccgcatgcagctctttagtgccgccctagtggctctctggatgtaagtatgtaatattggctgcatttcagatagtggtttgtgtgccatgttgttccagactacagcaaacattacctagcttgccaaagcatgtaataaatctattaaaagaagacagcctgcagtttccttggacacacacatctggccattaaaagccagtaatttcaaggagttatctcactttctgagtagcctctgatttactcatggtttctaatgttgtaaaaatgtgtagaataaatattaaatttcaacatttctgtcaaacaTTCAGCCTGcgatacagtcattttgatagtaggctaatatagactcttacgtcatgtgttgcttttattataagacttatatacagctttttattttttgtggctctagacagatttgttttttgtatttttggtccaatatggctctttcaacgttttgggttgccaacccctgccttaatccaatatagtaatgctgcctgaacaGTGCACtctggtttggtctcctctagtggccagtaccactgtaatattgatattttaaATTTTCTTTAGCTATGTGTATGCTTAACTTGCAGAATAtgcttaaaacatttttatttaatacccCTAAAAAATCTGCGATGTTGCGGagctgcaatatttgatgtgcGATGTGGCGAAGGATGACTGTACCTGTTTTTGCCATTCCAGTTTAGCTCTGAGTATGTGTCTTGTACTCCCAGGTAATCAAGTGCAAAAAAATATGAGTCTTACTGCCGACAGGCGTGATGTCCTGCTGCCCAATCATCTGCTCTACGGTGACGGGCCTCATGACGAGATGCGAGCACTGCATGACCAGGCCGCGCTCCTTGTGCTCGCGGGCGTGCAGCAGCAGGCTGCACTTGTTGAAGAAGGCCAGCCGCTTGGCGCAGTGGTTGCACGTCACCTCGATGCGCAGCGACCGCCGGTCGTAGTGGCGAGCCAAGCTGCGCTCTAGTGCGAAGGCGTCGCCGCACTCCAGGCAGCGGTAGCCCGTGGCTGGAAGCGGGAGACCCCACTCGGGGGGCGGCGGTGCCGAGAGGTCGGGCTTGTAACTGGGCAAAAGGTTCTTACTGTTGAGGATCTTGTTAAAAGCCTCCACCAGGCTTGACTGACTTCTGGAGATGACAGCGCCTGTGCTGTTTACAATGGAGGCGGGCTTATTGGATGAGGGGTTGCAGCCCCCTGCTCCGTTGGCAGTCCCCTTTGTGGCGGTCCTCACGCTGATCCCACTGGCAGCGACCGAGAACTTGGGAGAGGACGCCACGGCAGGCGTGGCTGGCAGAGCGgcagattttgtgatgttaacgGCAGTGACTGACACTTTAGCCTTGTCGGAGGCAGCCATCTTGTTTTGTACTTTAGTGGCGGCGGCGAGCATGACGCTGCTGGCGGCGAGTGTCGACACAGGGAGGGTGTTAAGAGCGCTCACTTTCTGCTGTTGGGATGCTTCAGTCTTTTGAGTCTTGTTCACCAGAGCCTTGCGCTCCCCGCCTCCTTTAGGGTCCTGACCCTTGCCTCCAGCGCCACCTTTTGGAGCCACCCTGGTGACCGTTCTAGTTATGCCGCCCGTGGAGGTCTTGATGGTTTTTATCCGGACCTTCAGGGGCCGTGAGGGAGCCCCCGAAGCAGCCAGTGAGACAACCCCTGCCTCCTCTCCCTCAGTGGGTACAACTTTAGGCTTGCCTTCGTCCACCTCCAGCTTCTCCTCGCTGTAATTTTCTGCCTTGTCGGTGCTCTCGTCTGACGCCTTGTCCATCCCGTTCCCTACCTccatctcctcctcctcttcctttggCTCCCTCAGGTCAGCAGAAGGCGGCGTGGAGGCCGCAGCCGGGCTGGAGCATTTCTTGGTGGATGCCACCTGAGCAGTGGATTTCGGCATCTCCGGTTCAGGGCTCTCAGGCGAGTCCCTCTCCTCTATGACGTGTTCTGACTGCTTCTCCTCTAGCTGAGGGTTCTCAGTGGATCCCAACTGAAGGGTCAGTGACGCCCCCGGTGGGGGGTCCACCGATTTAGGCTGAGATGGAGTGGACAATGTAGGCTGGTCTGACTTGTAACTGCGCTTCATCTGACTGGAAACTGGCGAGTCTGGACTCTCCTGGATCACGAGCGAACTGTCCAAATCTGTGTCGGAATCCTCGTCCTCTTCCTCTAGCTGCTGGTGTTGATACCCAGCCATTTTGGGGGCCCCGTTAAAAGGCTTAGTTGTGTTCAGCGGTTGTGAAGTAAGCGCAGAAGGCGGTTCAGAGAGTGTTTTAGCAGGTGGGAAGTAAGTCGGAGCGAGTCCAGCAGACGACGAGGGCAGAGGTGCTTTGATGCCATCCGCTTTCTCTTGTCCCGTATCTTGCTGCTGTTGCAACAGCTGCATCTTCCTGGCCCGTCCCACAGGGTCTCCAGAACCTGGGCCGAGTAGTGGTTTAAGTCTGTTAAAAATGTTTCCTCCTTGTTTGTTTGACTTGGCTGCGCCGTTGTCTGACGTTTCCGCCGCCGCTTTAGAGGCATTCATGGTCCAGGGGGCGCCATTAGACTGGCCAATAGAGAGCGGCGCGGACACCCGAAAACCGTTGTGGTTGAGAACATCAGATTCCACCATCCCGGGGGGACACGCTCCAAGACGGGGACCCACGTCCACCCCTGCGATCACGTCGATAGCATCCTGGTTCGTGTCTGCGTCCTCTCTACCCGCCGCCTCTACACACACTTTGTTTTTGACAATCACGCTAACGATGGGGGTGTCCCCCTGTGAGTCCGAGGGGCTCATGGACGACCCCACGACGTTCCCAGTCTTTCCCAAAGGCGCCCCGGTGGCTGCGTGGGGTCCCTCCGCCTCATCAGGGGCAGACTGGATGGCCTCCTTGGCATCTATGTCAGGAATGTCAAATGCTGCCAACAGGTCATCAAAATCTGGGGTCTTCATGTCCCCCATAACGGGATTAACGCCTGTAAAGAATAACAACAGTTAGGAAAATTGTATTGTCTTTTAGCCTGCGTCGTAATAATACACATGAAGTGATGAGACAATTTGAAAAACCTTCGCCGTTGTTGAATCTTTTCCTGGCATAAAGTGGCAATACGCAGCAGGCCGGTGTAGCTAGCTAAATTGCAATGTTCCTGATTCGTTAGCATTAGCCAGCTAGCGCGCTAGCAACCAAACCCCTCCTTCGCCTTACAGGTACCGACAATATATTTACTATGAATGGGATATATGGCTTCTTTCATGGTTTTAGTGCCTTTTTGTCGCCAACTTGGTTAGCATAATGTGGCCATTCGAGTATACTAGCGTCGGCTCTCCGGCGCTAGCGATATCCCTTTTCCAGACTGAGGCTGGCTAGCTGGCCGCTGAGCTCCAGCCAAGACGGAGAGAAGGGGTCACCGAGCTAACGAGCTAGCATTCgccatttatataaaaaaaaaaggcaaaccgGGGCGCTTTGCTGAAGAAGTGTGACAGCGATTGCAACCCGCTAATTGCTGGGTCGAAGATGGTGCGGAAATGTGATGG
This Entelurus aequoreus isolate RoL-2023_Sb linkage group LG05, RoL_Eaeq_v1.1, whole genome shotgun sequence DNA region includes the following protein-coding sequences:
- the znf687b gene encoding zinc finger protein 687b → MGDMKTPDFDDLLAAFDIPDIDAKEAIQSAPDEAEGPHAATGAPLGKTGNVVGSSMSPSDSQGDTPIVSVIVKNKVCVEAAGREDADTNQDAIDVIAGVDVGPRLGACPPGMVESDVLNHNGFRVSAPLSIGQSNGAPWTMNASKAAAETSDNGAAKSNKQGGNIFNRLKPLLGPGSGDPVGRARKMQLLQQQQDTGQEKADGIKAPLPSSSAGLAPTYFPPAKTLSEPPSALTSQPLNTTKPFNGAPKMAGYQHQQLEEEDEDSDTDLDSSLVIQESPDSPVSSQMKRSYKSDQPTLSTPSQPKSVDPPPGASLTLQLGSTENPQLEEKQSEHVIEERDSPESPEPEMPKSTAQVASTKKCSSPAAASTPPSADLREPKEEEEEMEVGNGMDKASDESTDKAENYSEEKLEVDEGKPKVVPTEGEEAGVVSLAASGAPSRPLKVRIKTIKTSTGGITRTVTRVAPKGGAGGKGQDPKGGGERKALVNKTQKTEASQQQKVSALNTLPVSTLAASSVMLAAATKVQNKMAASDKAKVSVTAVNITKSAALPATPAVASSPKFSVAASGISVRTATKGTANGAGGCNPSSNKPASIVNSTGAVISRSQSSLVEAFNKILNSKNLLPSYKPDLSAPPPPEWGLPLPATGYRCLECGDAFALERSLARHYDRRSLRIEVTCNHCAKRLAFFNKCSLLLHAREHKERGLVMQCSHLVMRPVTVEQMIGQQDITPVGSVLSTSSSSPSSTAATSGAASAGSSPMKDAGSSAAGGQARQVRRTPQALMPLPCKKAESLHYNNYKCPECQTQFSSKAALVTHFQQIRAAPNSTCSQCSPPMMLPNSCAVSAHQRVHKHKAPYVCPECGGVARQPSFQTHLEEACLHFARRIGYRCSSCQVVFGGLNSIKSHIQTAHCEVFHKCPSCPMAFKSSPSAQSHISTQHPTLTGGQAKMIYKCVMCDTVFTQKPLLYMHFDTHLAKQKVHVFKCPDCTKLYAQKGSMMEHIKTAHRGPSAKQEAASEASSAAPAPSSGIKAKSSAKPDNSDGEDWGRDHEEEEEDDDDEDDDADDDYEAPAAAGGGAHPSTQTEWTCPQCQSTFTDNEDYLSHVKMEHGKFPCRICGGNFSTSSSLRRHERVIHEGNKRVFHCQYCTEGKRTFGSRFLLDKHIRLKHKGTEAPPMTRKRAATGGDGPGSSSEQDGEGIAPGSRLADEDENATEDGEEGSVPAKRTRVSAAELEEESSIFRCVPCGFSTEDGAEFQRHIPQHRADTASFQCLQCGVCFASAGSMGRHRFITHRVRGNQGEGDRGALRGSPDVSPSAAASSPQGMEDADGNLICKVCGRRFDKASDLNTHFRTHGMAFLTAHKTDKPQ